One window from the genome of Paramisgurnus dabryanus chromosome 24, PD_genome_1.1, whole genome shotgun sequence encodes:
- the LOC135741013 gene encoding uncharacterized protein isoform X4, translating into MRLFLPVCCLLALLALTTADAVKSESDPLVPLQLKPEGELFTSCDGTEDISRSSSNDTPAPKRPVCQPCSPGGHIHTNAEEVSSNEEEEVVSEEKDEELSEEESSEEIFEGEAQEEQEDMKDEALEVVDEEAEGEEHSDVEAPMVVEESLKEEEEEVHETEDEVVEEEEVVVEEEEVHETEEEVVEEEEVVVEEEEVHETKEEVVEEDEVAETVEEVVEDEEVSETVEEVVKEEEVYQTEEEIVKEDEIDQTDEVADEEENVSHTEVEVEEKEEVPQPDEVTQELSNSEETETLSHHGDPLEQVEGRPEEAIILTEEEAVTEKEAPEELSVIVEESESTSEEQSASVEEPEEAETEETDDTVVAAAEEHGPEVVQEVVGEAKDVLEEVAEPTPKPNDVYEDVPANAEEVTVSPDKPAPKESVKGKKTTPSASGTRDRSHIEDALHLASAEPSKAFVDALKKLQHIYSTAIKPLENAYKYNELRQHEVSDAEINSKPMVLFLGPWSVGKSSMINYLLDLQDKSQLYTGAEPTTSEYTVLMHGEKLRTIEGIVMAADSSRSFSPLEKFGQGFLEKLVGIEMPHKLLERVTFVDTPGIIENRKQQERGYPYSEVCQWFIDRADLIFLVFDPTKLDVGSELEMLFRQMKGRESQIRIILNKADSLSTQDLMRVYGALFWSMAPLINVTEPPRVYASSFWPQDYAADTNRGLFMREEISLLEDLNQVIENRLENKIAFIRQHGIRVRIHALLVDRYLQTYHEKLGWFSDPDEVFRDIVSDPDKFYIFKSILAKTNVSKFDLPEPEAYQDFFGVNPPAGFKLLSSHCSWSGGCLLEKIEKAITEDLPALLSSLAEKQPKAEPAAETKEKPKNPWRRQ; encoded by the exons ATGCAGTAAAGTCTGAGAGTGATCCGCTTGTGCCTCTACAGCTGAAGCCCGAAGGTGAGCTTTTCACCAGCTGTGATGGCACAGAAGATATCAGCCGAAGCTCCTCCAATGACACACCTGCCCCAAAGAGACCTGTCTGCCAACCCTGCAGCCCTGGTGGACATATTCACACCAACGCAGAAGAGGTCAGCTCGAATGAGGAAGAGGAGGTCGTTTCAGAAGAGAAGGATGAAGAGTTAAGTGAGGAGGAGAGCTCTGAGGAGATATTTGAAGGGGAGGCACAGGAAGAGCAGGAAGATATGAAAGATGAAGCTCTTGAGGTtgtggatgaggaggcagaGGGGGAGGAACACAGTGATGTAGAGGCACCTATGGTTGTTGAGGAATCTTTgaaagaggaggaagaggaggttCATGAGACTGAAGATGAGGTAGTGGAGGAAGAAGAG GTGGTAGTGGAGGAAGAGGAGGTTCATGAGACTGAAGAGGAGGTAGTGGAAGAAGAAGAGGTGGTAGTGGAGGAAGAGGAGGTTCATGAGACTAAAGAGGAGGTAGTGGAGGAAGATGAGGTTGCTGAGACTGTTGAGGAGGTAGTGGAGGATGAGGAGGTTTCTGAGACTGTTGAGGAGGTAGTCAAGGAAGAGGAGGTTTATCAGACTGAAGAGGAGATAGTGAAAGAAGATGAGATTGACCAGACCGATGAGGTTGCAGATGAGGAAGagaatgtgtctcatactgaaGTGGAGGTAGAGGAGAAAGAGGAGGTTCCTCAACCTGATGAGGTGACACAGGAGCTTTCTAATTCAGAAGAGACAGAAACATTATCTCACCATGGAGATCCATTGGAGCAGGTGGAGGGGAGACCAGAAGAAGCTATAATACTGACCGAGGAGGAAGCTGTAACAGAGAAAGAAGCTCCAGAAGAACTGTCTGTCATTGTAGAAGAAAGTGAAAGTACCTCAGAAGAGCAGTCAGCATCTGTGGAAGAACCTGAAGAGGCTGAAACGGAGGAAACTGATGATACTGTTGTAGCGGCTGCTGAGGAACATGGACCAGAGGTTGTTCAGGAGGTTGTGGGTGAAGCCAAAGATGTATTAGAGGAGGTGGCAGAACCTACTCCAAAACCAAATGACGTTTATGAAGATGTTCCTGCAAATGCTGAAGAAGTAACAGTTTCACCTGATAAACCAGCACCCAAGGAATCTGTGAAAG GGAAGAAAACAACGCCATCAGCTTCAGGCACAAGAGATCGGTCTCACATTGAAGATGCACTTCATCTTGCCTCAGCTGAACCATCAAAGGCATTTGTTG ATGCTCTGAAAAAGCTGCAGCATATCTACAGCACAGCAATTAAACCCCTAGAGAATGCCTACAAATACAATGAACTCAGACAGCACGAGGTGTCAG atgcagagatcaactcaaaGCCCATGGTCTTGTTTCTGGGTCCCTGGAGTGTTGGCAAGTCTTCCATGATCAATTATCTTCTGGATCTCCAAGACAAGTCACAACTTTACACAG GGGCTGAGCCCACAACCTCAGAATACACTGTATTAATGCACGGCGAAAAGCTACGTACCATCGAGGGCATTGTCATGGCAGCCGACAGTTCGCGCTCCTTCTCACCGCTGGAGAAGTTTGGACAGGGTTTCCTAGAGAAGCTGGTCGGAATTGAGATGCCGCACAAACTCCTTGAGCGGGTTACTTTTGTGGACACACCTGGAATTATCGAAAACCGAAAGCAGCAAGAAAGAG GCTACCCCTATAGCGAAGTGTGCCAGTGGTTTATAGACCGTGCTGACCTCATCTTCCTCGTCTTTGACCCAACCAAACTGGATGTAGGATCAGAACTCGAAATGCTATTTAGACAAATGAAAGGGCGCGAGTCACAGATCCGTATAATCCTCAACAAAGCTGATAGTCTGTCAACCCAGGACCTAATGCGTGTGTACGGCGCCCTCTTCTGGAGCATGGCACCCTTGATAAACGTGACCGAGCCCCCGCGAGTCTACGCCAGCTCCTTCTGGCCACAGGACTACGCTGCCGACACCAACAGAGGCCTCTTCATGCGCGAGGAGATTTCTCTGCTGGAGGACCTGAATCAGGTAATCGAGAACCGCTTGGAAAACAAAATCGCCTTTATACGCCAGCATGGCATCCGCGTACGGATCCACGCCCTCTTGGTCGACCGCTATCTGCAGACGTACCACGAGAAGCTGGGCTGGTTCAGCGACCCAGACGAGGTGTTTCGCGATATCGTCAGCGACCCAGACAAGTTTTACATCTTTAAGTCCATTCTGGCCAAGACCAACGTTAGCAAGTTTGATCTGCCGGAACCGGAGGCGTACCAGGACTTCTTTGGAGTGAATCCTCCCGCTGGATTTAAGCTCCTCTCCTCGCACTGCAGCTGGTCAGGTGGCTGCCTTCTGGAGAAGATCGAGAAGGCCATCACGGAGGATCTGCCTGCTTTGCTTAGTAGCTTGGCAGAGAAGCAACCCAAAGCAGAACCGGCCGCAGAGACCAAGGAGAAACCCAAAAATCCTTGGAGGAGACAGTGA
- the LOC135741013 gene encoding uncharacterized protein isoform X2: MRLFLPVCCLLALLALTTADAVKSESDPLVPLQLKPEGELFTSCDGTEDISRSSSNDTPAPKRPVCQPCSPGGHIHTNAEEVSSNEEEEVVSEEKDEELSEEESSEEIFEGEAQEEQEDMKDEALEVVDEEAEGEEHSDVEAPMVVEESLKEEEEEVHETEDEVVEEEEVHETEEEVVKEEELVVEEEGVHETEEEVVEEEEVVVEEEEVHETEEEVVEEEEVHETEEEVVEEEEVVVEEEEVHETKEEVVEEDEVAETVEEVVEDEEVSETVEEVVKEEEVYQTEEEIVKEDEIDQTDEVADEEENVSHTEVEVEEKEEVPQPDEVTQELSNSEETETLSHHGDPLEQVEGRPEEAIILTEEEAVTEKEAPEELSVIVEESESTSEEQSASVEEPEEAETEETDDTVVAAAEEHGPEVVQEVVGEAKDVLEEVAEPTPKPNDVYEDVPANAEEVTVSPDKPAPKESVKGKKTTPSASGTRDRSHIEDALHLASAEPSKAFVDALKKLQHIYSTAIKPLENAYKYNELRQHEVSDAEINSKPMVLFLGPWSVGKSSMINYLLDLQDKSQLYTGAEPTTSEYTVLMHGEKLRTIEGIVMAADSSRSFSPLEKFGQGFLEKLVGIEMPHKLLERVTFVDTPGIIENRKQQERGYPYSEVCQWFIDRADLIFLVFDPTKLDVGSELEMLFRQMKGRESQIRIILNKADSLSTQDLMRVYGALFWSMAPLINVTEPPRVYASSFWPQDYAADTNRGLFMREEISLLEDLNQVIENRLENKIAFIRQHGIRVRIHALLVDRYLQTYHEKLGWFSDPDEVFRDIVSDPDKFYIFKSILAKTNVSKFDLPEPEAYQDFFGVNPPAGFKLLSSHCSWSGGCLLEKIEKAITEDLPALLSSLAEKQPKAEPAAETKEKPKNPWRRQ, from the exons ATGCAGTAAAGTCTGAGAGTGATCCGCTTGTGCCTCTACAGCTGAAGCCCGAAGGTGAGCTTTTCACCAGCTGTGATGGCACAGAAGATATCAGCCGAAGCTCCTCCAATGACACACCTGCCCCAAAGAGACCTGTCTGCCAACCCTGCAGCCCTGGTGGACATATTCACACCAACGCAGAAGAGGTCAGCTCGAATGAGGAAGAGGAGGTCGTTTCAGAAGAGAAGGATGAAGAGTTAAGTGAGGAGGAGAGCTCTGAGGAGATATTTGAAGGGGAGGCACAGGAAGAGCAGGAAGATATGAAAGATGAAGCTCTTGAGGTtgtggatgaggaggcagaGGGGGAGGAACACAGTGATGTAGAGGCACCTATGGTTGTTGAGGAATCTTTgaaagaggaggaagaggaggttCATGAGACTGAAGATGAGGTAGTGGAGGAAGAAGAGGTTCATGAGACTGAAGAAGAGGTAGTGAAGGAAGAAGAGCTGGTAGTGGAGGAAGAGGGGGTTCATGAGACTGAAGAGGAGGTCGTGGAGGAAGAAGAGGTGGTAGTGGAGGAAGAAGAGGTTCATGAGACGGAAGAGGAGGTAGTGGAGGAAGAGGAG GTTCATGAGACTGAAGAGGAGGTAGTGGAAGAAGAAGAGGTGGTAGTGGAGGAAGAGGAGGTTCATGAGACTAAAGAGGAGGTAGTGGAGGAAGATGAGGTTGCTGAGACTGTTGAGGAGGTAGTGGAGGATGAGGAGGTTTCTGAGACTGTTGAGGAGGTAGTCAAGGAAGAGGAGGTTTATCAGACTGAAGAGGAGATAGTGAAAGAAGATGAGATTGACCAGACCGATGAGGTTGCAGATGAGGAAGagaatgtgtctcatactgaaGTGGAGGTAGAGGAGAAAGAGGAGGTTCCTCAACCTGATGAGGTGACACAGGAGCTTTCTAATTCAGAAGAGACAGAAACATTATCTCACCATGGAGATCCATTGGAGCAGGTGGAGGGGAGACCAGAAGAAGCTATAATACTGACCGAGGAGGAAGCTGTAACAGAGAAAGAAGCTCCAGAAGAACTGTCTGTCATTGTAGAAGAAAGTGAAAGTACCTCAGAAGAGCAGTCAGCATCTGTGGAAGAACCTGAAGAGGCTGAAACGGAGGAAACTGATGATACTGTTGTAGCGGCTGCTGAGGAACATGGACCAGAGGTTGTTCAGGAGGTTGTGGGTGAAGCCAAAGATGTATTAGAGGAGGTGGCAGAACCTACTCCAAAACCAAATGACGTTTATGAAGATGTTCCTGCAAATGCTGAAGAAGTAACAGTTTCACCTGATAAACCAGCACCCAAGGAATCTGTGAAAG GGAAGAAAACAACGCCATCAGCTTCAGGCACAAGAGATCGGTCTCACATTGAAGATGCACTTCATCTTGCCTCAGCTGAACCATCAAAGGCATTTGTTG ATGCTCTGAAAAAGCTGCAGCATATCTACAGCACAGCAATTAAACCCCTAGAGAATGCCTACAAATACAATGAACTCAGACAGCACGAGGTGTCAG atgcagagatcaactcaaaGCCCATGGTCTTGTTTCTGGGTCCCTGGAGTGTTGGCAAGTCTTCCATGATCAATTATCTTCTGGATCTCCAAGACAAGTCACAACTTTACACAG GGGCTGAGCCCACAACCTCAGAATACACTGTATTAATGCACGGCGAAAAGCTACGTACCATCGAGGGCATTGTCATGGCAGCCGACAGTTCGCGCTCCTTCTCACCGCTGGAGAAGTTTGGACAGGGTTTCCTAGAGAAGCTGGTCGGAATTGAGATGCCGCACAAACTCCTTGAGCGGGTTACTTTTGTGGACACACCTGGAATTATCGAAAACCGAAAGCAGCAAGAAAGAG GCTACCCCTATAGCGAAGTGTGCCAGTGGTTTATAGACCGTGCTGACCTCATCTTCCTCGTCTTTGACCCAACCAAACTGGATGTAGGATCAGAACTCGAAATGCTATTTAGACAAATGAAAGGGCGCGAGTCACAGATCCGTATAATCCTCAACAAAGCTGATAGTCTGTCAACCCAGGACCTAATGCGTGTGTACGGCGCCCTCTTCTGGAGCATGGCACCCTTGATAAACGTGACCGAGCCCCCGCGAGTCTACGCCAGCTCCTTCTGGCCACAGGACTACGCTGCCGACACCAACAGAGGCCTCTTCATGCGCGAGGAGATTTCTCTGCTGGAGGACCTGAATCAGGTAATCGAGAACCGCTTGGAAAACAAAATCGCCTTTATACGCCAGCATGGCATCCGCGTACGGATCCACGCCCTCTTGGTCGACCGCTATCTGCAGACGTACCACGAGAAGCTGGGCTGGTTCAGCGACCCAGACGAGGTGTTTCGCGATATCGTCAGCGACCCAGACAAGTTTTACATCTTTAAGTCCATTCTGGCCAAGACCAACGTTAGCAAGTTTGATCTGCCGGAACCGGAGGCGTACCAGGACTTCTTTGGAGTGAATCCTCCCGCTGGATTTAAGCTCCTCTCCTCGCACTGCAGCTGGTCAGGTGGCTGCCTTCTGGAGAAGATCGAGAAGGCCATCACGGAGGATCTGCCTGCTTTGCTTAGTAGCTTGGCAGAGAAGCAACCCAAAGCAGAACCGGCCGCAGAGACCAAGGAGAAACCCAAAAATCCTTGGAGGAGACAGTGA
- the LOC135741013 gene encoding uncharacterized protein isoform X1, which produces MRLFLPVCCLLALLALTTADAVKSESDPLVPLQLKPEGELFTSCDGTEDISRSSSNDTPAPKRPVCQPCSPGGHIHTNAEEVSSNEEEEVVSEEKDEELSEEESSEEIFEGEAQEEQEDMKDEALEVVDEEAEGEEHSDVEAPMVVEESLKEEEEEVHETEDEVVEEEEVHETEEEVVKEEELVVEEEGVHETEEEVVEEEEVVVEEEEVHETEEEVVEEEEVHETEEEEEEVVVEEEEVHETEEEVVEEEEVVVEEEEVHETKEEVVEEDEVAETVEEVVEDEEVSETVEEVVKEEEVYQTEEEIVKEDEIDQTDEVADEEENVSHTEVEVEEKEEVPQPDEVTQELSNSEETETLSHHGDPLEQVEGRPEEAIILTEEEAVTEKEAPEELSVIVEESESTSEEQSASVEEPEEAETEETDDTVVAAAEEHGPEVVQEVVGEAKDVLEEVAEPTPKPNDVYEDVPANAEEVTVSPDKPAPKESVKGKKTTPSASGTRDRSHIEDALHLASAEPSKAFVDALKKLQHIYSTAIKPLENAYKYNELRQHEVSDAEINSKPMVLFLGPWSVGKSSMINYLLDLQDKSQLYTGAEPTTSEYTVLMHGEKLRTIEGIVMAADSSRSFSPLEKFGQGFLEKLVGIEMPHKLLERVTFVDTPGIIENRKQQERGYPYSEVCQWFIDRADLIFLVFDPTKLDVGSELEMLFRQMKGRESQIRIILNKADSLSTQDLMRVYGALFWSMAPLINVTEPPRVYASSFWPQDYAADTNRGLFMREEISLLEDLNQVIENRLENKIAFIRQHGIRVRIHALLVDRYLQTYHEKLGWFSDPDEVFRDIVSDPDKFYIFKSILAKTNVSKFDLPEPEAYQDFFGVNPPAGFKLLSSHCSWSGGCLLEKIEKAITEDLPALLSSLAEKQPKAEPAAETKEKPKNPWRRQ; this is translated from the exons ATGCAGTAAAGTCTGAGAGTGATCCGCTTGTGCCTCTACAGCTGAAGCCCGAAGGTGAGCTTTTCACCAGCTGTGATGGCACAGAAGATATCAGCCGAAGCTCCTCCAATGACACACCTGCCCCAAAGAGACCTGTCTGCCAACCCTGCAGCCCTGGTGGACATATTCACACCAACGCAGAAGAGGTCAGCTCGAATGAGGAAGAGGAGGTCGTTTCAGAAGAGAAGGATGAAGAGTTAAGTGAGGAGGAGAGCTCTGAGGAGATATTTGAAGGGGAGGCACAGGAAGAGCAGGAAGATATGAAAGATGAAGCTCTTGAGGTtgtggatgaggaggcagaGGGGGAGGAACACAGTGATGTAGAGGCACCTATGGTTGTTGAGGAATCTTTgaaagaggaggaagaggaggttCATGAGACTGAAGATGAGGTAGTGGAGGAAGAAGAGGTTCATGAGACTGAAGAAGAGGTAGTGAAGGAAGAAGAGCTGGTAGTGGAGGAAGAGGGGGTTCATGAGACTGAAGAGGAGGTCGTGGAGGAAGAAGAGGTGGTAGTGGAGGAAGAAGAGGTTCATGAGACGGAAGAGGAGGTAGTGGAGGAAGAGGAGGTTCATGAGACTgaagaggaggaagaagagGTGGTAGTGGAGGAAGAGGAGGTTCATGAGACTGAAGAGGAGGTAGTGGAAGAAGAAGAGGTGGTAGTGGAGGAAGAGGAGGTTCATGAGACTAAAGAGGAGGTAGTGGAGGAAGATGAGGTTGCTGAGACTGTTGAGGAGGTAGTGGAGGATGAGGAGGTTTCTGAGACTGTTGAGGAGGTAGTCAAGGAAGAGGAGGTTTATCAGACTGAAGAGGAGATAGTGAAAGAAGATGAGATTGACCAGACCGATGAGGTTGCAGATGAGGAAGagaatgtgtctcatactgaaGTGGAGGTAGAGGAGAAAGAGGAGGTTCCTCAACCTGATGAGGTGACACAGGAGCTTTCTAATTCAGAAGAGACAGAAACATTATCTCACCATGGAGATCCATTGGAGCAGGTGGAGGGGAGACCAGAAGAAGCTATAATACTGACCGAGGAGGAAGCTGTAACAGAGAAAGAAGCTCCAGAAGAACTGTCTGTCATTGTAGAAGAAAGTGAAAGTACCTCAGAAGAGCAGTCAGCATCTGTGGAAGAACCTGAAGAGGCTGAAACGGAGGAAACTGATGATACTGTTGTAGCGGCTGCTGAGGAACATGGACCAGAGGTTGTTCAGGAGGTTGTGGGTGAAGCCAAAGATGTATTAGAGGAGGTGGCAGAACCTACTCCAAAACCAAATGACGTTTATGAAGATGTTCCTGCAAATGCTGAAGAAGTAACAGTTTCACCTGATAAACCAGCACCCAAGGAATCTGTGAAAG GGAAGAAAACAACGCCATCAGCTTCAGGCACAAGAGATCGGTCTCACATTGAAGATGCACTTCATCTTGCCTCAGCTGAACCATCAAAGGCATTTGTTG ATGCTCTGAAAAAGCTGCAGCATATCTACAGCACAGCAATTAAACCCCTAGAGAATGCCTACAAATACAATGAACTCAGACAGCACGAGGTGTCAG atgcagagatcaactcaaaGCCCATGGTCTTGTTTCTGGGTCCCTGGAGTGTTGGCAAGTCTTCCATGATCAATTATCTTCTGGATCTCCAAGACAAGTCACAACTTTACACAG GGGCTGAGCCCACAACCTCAGAATACACTGTATTAATGCACGGCGAAAAGCTACGTACCATCGAGGGCATTGTCATGGCAGCCGACAGTTCGCGCTCCTTCTCACCGCTGGAGAAGTTTGGACAGGGTTTCCTAGAGAAGCTGGTCGGAATTGAGATGCCGCACAAACTCCTTGAGCGGGTTACTTTTGTGGACACACCTGGAATTATCGAAAACCGAAAGCAGCAAGAAAGAG GCTACCCCTATAGCGAAGTGTGCCAGTGGTTTATAGACCGTGCTGACCTCATCTTCCTCGTCTTTGACCCAACCAAACTGGATGTAGGATCAGAACTCGAAATGCTATTTAGACAAATGAAAGGGCGCGAGTCACAGATCCGTATAATCCTCAACAAAGCTGATAGTCTGTCAACCCAGGACCTAATGCGTGTGTACGGCGCCCTCTTCTGGAGCATGGCACCCTTGATAAACGTGACCGAGCCCCCGCGAGTCTACGCCAGCTCCTTCTGGCCACAGGACTACGCTGCCGACACCAACAGAGGCCTCTTCATGCGCGAGGAGATTTCTCTGCTGGAGGACCTGAATCAGGTAATCGAGAACCGCTTGGAAAACAAAATCGCCTTTATACGCCAGCATGGCATCCGCGTACGGATCCACGCCCTCTTGGTCGACCGCTATCTGCAGACGTACCACGAGAAGCTGGGCTGGTTCAGCGACCCAGACGAGGTGTTTCGCGATATCGTCAGCGACCCAGACAAGTTTTACATCTTTAAGTCCATTCTGGCCAAGACCAACGTTAGCAAGTTTGATCTGCCGGAACCGGAGGCGTACCAGGACTTCTTTGGAGTGAATCCTCCCGCTGGATTTAAGCTCCTCTCCTCGCACTGCAGCTGGTCAGGTGGCTGCCTTCTGGAGAAGATCGAGAAGGCCATCACGGAGGATCTGCCTGCTTTGCTTAGTAGCTTGGCAGAGAAGCAACCCAAAGCAGAACCGGCCGCAGAGACCAAGGAGAAACCCAAAAATCCTTGGAGGAGACAGTGA
- the LOC135741013 gene encoding uncharacterized protein isoform X3: MRLFLPVCCLLALLALTTADAVKSESDPLVPLQLKPEGELFTSCDGTEDISRSSSNDTPAPKRPVCQPCSPGGHIHTNAEEVSSNEEEEVVSEEKDEELSEEESSEEIFEGEAQEEQEDMKDEALEVVDEEAEGEEHSDVEAPMVVEESLKEEEEEVHETEDEVVEEEEVVVEEEEVHETEEEVVEEEEVHETEEEEEEVVVEEEEVHETEEEVVEEEEVVVEEEEVHETKEEVVEEDEVAETVEEVVEDEEVSETVEEVVKEEEVYQTEEEIVKEDEIDQTDEVADEEENVSHTEVEVEEKEEVPQPDEVTQELSNSEETETLSHHGDPLEQVEGRPEEAIILTEEEAVTEKEAPEELSVIVEESESTSEEQSASVEEPEEAETEETDDTVVAAAEEHGPEVVQEVVGEAKDVLEEVAEPTPKPNDVYEDVPANAEEVTVSPDKPAPKESVKGKKTTPSASGTRDRSHIEDALHLASAEPSKAFVDALKKLQHIYSTAIKPLENAYKYNELRQHEVSDAEINSKPMVLFLGPWSVGKSSMINYLLDLQDKSQLYTGAEPTTSEYTVLMHGEKLRTIEGIVMAADSSRSFSPLEKFGQGFLEKLVGIEMPHKLLERVTFVDTPGIIENRKQQERGYPYSEVCQWFIDRADLIFLVFDPTKLDVGSELEMLFRQMKGRESQIRIILNKADSLSTQDLMRVYGALFWSMAPLINVTEPPRVYASSFWPQDYAADTNRGLFMREEISLLEDLNQVIENRLENKIAFIRQHGIRVRIHALLVDRYLQTYHEKLGWFSDPDEVFRDIVSDPDKFYIFKSILAKTNVSKFDLPEPEAYQDFFGVNPPAGFKLLSSHCSWSGGCLLEKIEKAITEDLPALLSSLAEKQPKAEPAAETKEKPKNPWRRQ; the protein is encoded by the exons ATGCAGTAAAGTCTGAGAGTGATCCGCTTGTGCCTCTACAGCTGAAGCCCGAAGGTGAGCTTTTCACCAGCTGTGATGGCACAGAAGATATCAGCCGAAGCTCCTCCAATGACACACCTGCCCCAAAGAGACCTGTCTGCCAACCCTGCAGCCCTGGTGGACATATTCACACCAACGCAGAAGAGGTCAGCTCGAATGAGGAAGAGGAGGTCGTTTCAGAAGAGAAGGATGAAGAGTTAAGTGAGGAGGAGAGCTCTGAGGAGATATTTGAAGGGGAGGCACAGGAAGAGCAGGAAGATATGAAAGATGAAGCTCTTGAGGTtgtggatgaggaggcagaGGGGGAGGAACACAGTGATGTAGAGGCACCTATGGTTGTTGAGGAATCTTTgaaagaggaggaagaggaggttCATGAGACTGAAGATGAGGTAGTGGAGGAAGAAGAG GTGGTAGTGGAGGAAGAAGAGGTTCATGAGACGGAAGAGGAGGTAGTGGAGGAAGAGGAGGTTCATGAGACTgaagaggaggaagaagagGTGGTAGTGGAGGAAGAGGAGGTTCATGAGACTGAAGAGGAGGTAGTGGAAGAAGAAGAGGTGGTAGTGGAGGAAGAGGAGGTTCATGAGACTAAAGAGGAGGTAGTGGAGGAAGATGAGGTTGCTGAGACTGTTGAGGAGGTAGTGGAGGATGAGGAGGTTTCTGAGACTGTTGAGGAGGTAGTCAAGGAAGAGGAGGTTTATCAGACTGAAGAGGAGATAGTGAAAGAAGATGAGATTGACCAGACCGATGAGGTTGCAGATGAGGAAGagaatgtgtctcatactgaaGTGGAGGTAGAGGAGAAAGAGGAGGTTCCTCAACCTGATGAGGTGACACAGGAGCTTTCTAATTCAGAAGAGACAGAAACATTATCTCACCATGGAGATCCATTGGAGCAGGTGGAGGGGAGACCAGAAGAAGCTATAATACTGACCGAGGAGGAAGCTGTAACAGAGAAAGAAGCTCCAGAAGAACTGTCTGTCATTGTAGAAGAAAGTGAAAGTACCTCAGAAGAGCAGTCAGCATCTGTGGAAGAACCTGAAGAGGCTGAAACGGAGGAAACTGATGATACTGTTGTAGCGGCTGCTGAGGAACATGGACCAGAGGTTGTTCAGGAGGTTGTGGGTGAAGCCAAAGATGTATTAGAGGAGGTGGCAGAACCTACTCCAAAACCAAATGACGTTTATGAAGATGTTCCTGCAAATGCTGAAGAAGTAACAGTTTCACCTGATAAACCAGCACCCAAGGAATCTGTGAAAG GGAAGAAAACAACGCCATCAGCTTCAGGCACAAGAGATCGGTCTCACATTGAAGATGCACTTCATCTTGCCTCAGCTGAACCATCAAAGGCATTTGTTG ATGCTCTGAAAAAGCTGCAGCATATCTACAGCACAGCAATTAAACCCCTAGAGAATGCCTACAAATACAATGAACTCAGACAGCACGAGGTGTCAG atgcagagatcaactcaaaGCCCATGGTCTTGTTTCTGGGTCCCTGGAGTGTTGGCAAGTCTTCCATGATCAATTATCTTCTGGATCTCCAAGACAAGTCACAACTTTACACAG GGGCTGAGCCCACAACCTCAGAATACACTGTATTAATGCACGGCGAAAAGCTACGTACCATCGAGGGCATTGTCATGGCAGCCGACAGTTCGCGCTCCTTCTCACCGCTGGAGAAGTTTGGACAGGGTTTCCTAGAGAAGCTGGTCGGAATTGAGATGCCGCACAAACTCCTTGAGCGGGTTACTTTTGTGGACACACCTGGAATTATCGAAAACCGAAAGCAGCAAGAAAGAG GCTACCCCTATAGCGAAGTGTGCCAGTGGTTTATAGACCGTGCTGACCTCATCTTCCTCGTCTTTGACCCAACCAAACTGGATGTAGGATCAGAACTCGAAATGCTATTTAGACAAATGAAAGGGCGCGAGTCACAGATCCGTATAATCCTCAACAAAGCTGATAGTCTGTCAACCCAGGACCTAATGCGTGTGTACGGCGCCCTCTTCTGGAGCATGGCACCCTTGATAAACGTGACCGAGCCCCCGCGAGTCTACGCCAGCTCCTTCTGGCCACAGGACTACGCTGCCGACACCAACAGAGGCCTCTTCATGCGCGAGGAGATTTCTCTGCTGGAGGACCTGAATCAGGTAATCGAGAACCGCTTGGAAAACAAAATCGCCTTTATACGCCAGCATGGCATCCGCGTACGGATCCACGCCCTCTTGGTCGACCGCTATCTGCAGACGTACCACGAGAAGCTGGGCTGGTTCAGCGACCCAGACGAGGTGTTTCGCGATATCGTCAGCGACCCAGACAAGTTTTACATCTTTAAGTCCATTCTGGCCAAGACCAACGTTAGCAAGTTTGATCTGCCGGAACCGGAGGCGTACCAGGACTTCTTTGGAGTGAATCCTCCCGCTGGATTTAAGCTCCTCTCCTCGCACTGCAGCTGGTCAGGTGGCTGCCTTCTGGAGAAGATCGAGAAGGCCATCACGGAGGATCTGCCTGCTTTGCTTAGTAGCTTGGCAGAGAAGCAACCCAAAGCAGAACCGGCCGCAGAGACCAAGGAGAAACCCAAAAATCCTTGGAGGAGACAGTGA